TCACATTGTCTAACAAACAACAGTCACAAGACTGCAACATCCTCTTTGTAGCATCTTCTTCTGGGATTTTGGCTGGCAAATTGAGCCTGTCCGTGAGCAGTGCCACTGACGATTCGAGAAAAAAAGCACCAATACGCATCCAATCTGATTTTCTCATCAAATCAAATACAGAGTGAATATATCCACTAGTCAGCTAATGTAGGAAAACTATTTATTTCAAGATAATGGGCTGTTAacctttataatattttctcacGCATCAGATCAGAGTCATCAGACACCTccatttatgtatgtatataatacacacacacacacgtgtgtatatatatatgattcgattataaatagtttttagTTAGAAAAATCCTACGTACAAACCCGTACACACCACTACTATCACATCCGGTAAAAAGTAATTGTATTTAAATTCCTTTTTTACGAAGTCCCAGCATCAGCATAGAGAAAACAGAGAAGTCCAAAGGAGTTGAAATAGGAATAATCTGCCCAACGGTTCGAATAAGAATAGTTGAGGGATAAGATTGACCAAAATAGCAGCTAATGGTAAGCCATGAAGCAATTGATGCCTCTCgctaagaaagaaaaaggaactcACCGATATGCTTTTCCTGCTGGCGGAATGTGTAAGAGTGACTTCCACCTGCCCAAAAGccatttatacataaaattaaactcaATCGGATGGTAATTAGACTACGTATCCACCTATCATGCACACAGGCTATGTATGAtctttactctcttttttttttttttttcttttttttttttcctttttttttttttaatgagcaaGAAGCTATTATGATCCTTACCAAAGGATGAAGTGTAAAGGTTGATCCACTTGAATGCCACGTGGTCAGGAGCTGGGACCTGAAGATCACGCAGGCAAACGAGCTTCCATATGTTATCTTCCATGATCATGCGGTGGAACCATTTGCTCGTTAAGGCGAGCATCACCAAAGACCTTCCGTCCATAAACTTCGCGATCTCCGACCATACGTCTTCTTCGAACCTTTTTGAACGAATAACAGAGAGATTCGTTGacaaagttaaaataaattaagggagaaaaaaaaaaagaaattctgcCAGCCTCTTTCTAGGCGATTGCTGCGAGAATTTTAAGAGGAGTTTAAAAGaagcaaaacaaaaatgtaCCATCCTAAAACTGTTATTTCAATTTTCCGGGGGATTTATTCTACTGTAACTATAAAAGTAAAGCTtgaggtttgaaattttttgagaTATTATTTTGCTTTTCCAGTTTCCGTACaatgaaaatagaaaagttCACGTAAAACGAAAGTGATCAAACGAACGCACCAACTGTTCAGTTTCGGCTCAACTCGGACCACTTGCTCAAAAGTTAGTGAGAATTCAAATCTAGTTCGAGTTCCAAATGAAATTAAACATTATTTTGTGTTTGCTTACCGAGAAAATGCAGCATAAACTCCAATATTATTGAATATTGCAGAAGACTTCCAAAGTTCTAATCGTAATTTATTTACCTCCGGTCTCTTAGGTACCAAACAGATGACCAGGAATCAGAATGAACCACATCGAGAGTTAATGAAATTAGACAGACAAATTCAAATAGAAACAGAGCTCTGTACATTTTGTTTGGCAAAGCTCCTAGATTCATGCTTTAGAATCGGATCTATCATCCAGAGTAGAACCTAGTTTTTAAAGTCATAGGTTGGTACCTTATAGACCTTTTAAGCAACAGTTATTCAGAATCGGACTCAAATAGCTGTTCGAATGTGTTACTGAAAACAGATTAATTTTCGCATTGAGTTCTTTGTATCGATACCAAATCAAAATAAGCTCTAATATCTTTTCTATTGATTTCAAGCTCAGAGAAACTCTATGGAACCAGACTTTTCAACGAGATTTTGAAATCCGAATATATTTCAAATGACACCTCCGTTCACTCGTTCCTCACTGAAGCTCAATTAGTGCGCGGATACGCacgaatgaatatatatatatacacacatcttattgaaagaaattaagagcTCAGTTAGAGATTTTCCACAAAATCAAGTCGCGGAaactaaaagagagagagataaccaGGAGAAAGAGGAGTGAGCAGTGAGAAAAGGTGGACGAGGAGAGCTGCAAGAGCAGATCGGCTTTGTTCGTCGCAAGCGCTTCTCCACTCGATCAGGCTGCATAACAGCACTTTGAAGTCGCTTTCCCATCGTTGCTTGCTAGGAGGCTAACTAAACGAGTCTTTTTTATGTCGAGACTGAAGCTATCCCTCTCACACAGTGACTCACACTGGACTGACTAAACTATTTTATAGGCGCGCGAAAAACGCAGcagattttaaatatttgggcCCCGAAGTTCACTTTTTTGGCGGTTGGGCAATGTTCAGTTGGGTTAAGCCATCATGTAGACATAATTGctgcaataaaataatttaaaggtTCACTTGACGGTAAAACTGTTTTAGaacacttttaattttattaaatctttaaatttttaatctaattattataacttttttaaactctcaaacaaaatataaaaaataataattttcaaatttcaagtaaaaaattatatttaagtacttttttaattttataatatttttatttaactttttttcacatttttcaaaactcaataaaaatccTAACTCAAATcgtttcactattatttacaaatatactaaaatatttaaagtatcCAAATGGACCCTAAATATCACGTTTTACAGTATATAAATACAAGACATTTCtactcaaaataatattattttgcatacttaattttgaattttactacatacaatcaCTTTGCATACTCCTTGCACACTCGACagatgtgattaatcaaaatagttattttatattaaaacaaaatgacaactaatcacattaatagagtgcacaaaaaatatacaaaagtgaccacataaatttttttgtttaattttatcaactataaCCATTAACCATGCCTACCAACATTTTAGTGATTTCGTAAATCAATCAATTAAATAACACGACCATTAAAATATGACAGATCAGTCAAAATGACAGAAAATGACAATTTAAGATGGCCAATATAActcatcttctaattaaatgaagAGGATCTTATTCCAAGAACATCAAGCCTGGCTACAAAGCATTTTAATCTGTAGTTTGTAGTGGTCCCTCCCTGTCGAATGGCAAACAATAACGTATAATTGAAGTTGAGACTACCCTGCACCTGGAAATGCCTAAAAAGATGGGCTCATGAAAGCAATCAACAATACATTCCAGAGTCATTTGTATTCCTAAAAAATTCCCACTCGAATTTACGAATTGGCATGGTACTGACTACCAAGTCATTATATGAATATTACCAAGGCAAATTgcaattatttacattttattgcAACTGAATGATTCTATTACAAATGGGGTGgttaaaaattacatttgcAATCCTACTGCTATAAAAAGAATGAATCCTCATTGATTTGGAGATCGGTCAGCTCCTTGGAGACAAAATGGGGAAAAAGAATGTGCAACTTAATTCATGAATTTCCTACAATTGGGAGCTCCACAAAGGCAAGGAACTTTCAATTCATCATGCTCATCTGGATCGAACAAGTAATCATACCTGAAACAGAACAATCCGATAAAATGTTTACTCCAAATCCACCCAAAACTGAATACTAATGCATAAACAAGCTTAAAATAATGACGGTAAACTCATTCATGTGCACTAGCACAGACACATAGATGTGAAGGAATAAATCGCACGTTAGTTCTTCACCGGCAGAAACGTTAGTCTTTGCAATAAGAACTATCCTGCTCTCCTCGTCACCCAAACTCATGATCCTCGCATAACAGTTGGGCATGCACTGCAGAAACACAGAAATTTGATATTTagcatcatatcatatcatattgcaTGTATAGAAACTTtacttgttttcttttcatttcacttCTTTTTCTCCCTTGGGGAAGAGGGAGAAAGGACGGATTGAGccaatagaaaaagaaagagcaGCTTCAATGAGAAGGAATTGACCAAATGCAACTTTTGAGTTTAGTATTCCAAAGTCATAAGGTTCAAGTTGGATCATTATATGCAGAAAGGAACTGGATTCTCAaacaatcaaaccaaaccaagccAACTGTGTGGTCATAGTTCTCAAACAATCAAACCAAGCCAAACCAACTGTGTAGTCTATGACCATTGTAACCTTAACAAGTGTATCTGCTGCTCTATGATTCTGCCCGTGTAAAATCCAAGGGCATGTCTATATACCATACAAGGACACAAGGATAAGTGATTCATTCACAAGTACAAGAAGCTTTTGTTTGTATTCTCAGGctcatttctttttaagaattttatttaagtttttttaaagctgtacatgaaagaaaaaagaatgaaaatagatttttcttttctttacaaGGAATCCATACTCCTAGCCTGTTACAAAAGGGATTGGGGAGATGATAAAGCATTGCGagcaatattattatattttgaagcATTGTCGGGGCTTAAGGTGAACCTTGTAAAGCCAGTGATGGTAGGGGATATATTGGCCTGTTGGGAGGAAATTTAAGGCTGTCCTCAAGTGGCAatagtgtggaagatgatctcGTTGTGTATCATGTGATGCACATGGTCAGAAAGAAATGAGTgatgctttgaagatagggagTGCACAATGGCAGagcttcagaatttttttatgcacACTTTAATGCTTTGGTTTTCAGCTATTGTACTTGATAGAAACAATGCTCATGACTTTGTCtttaatttagaatatatataggTGTTCTGTTGTATACTCTCTGTGTACataggctatgcctatttcattcatatcaatataatttacttcttacatatcaaaaaaaaagataaaggaaCATTAAGGCCTGGTTTGGTTTCATAAACCTCTCAACCATCTTATCTCacctcaacatccaaatacaattcaaacacaaacattttttaatttcaaaattttcaacttttcaatttttcatataatcattactacttttccaaacttccaaacaacacaaaaaacaactcaactttttcaaatcctaaaacaaaaataatattaaaaaattatattctaaccctttttttaactttataattcttttattcaactttttctttcttctatcccaaaaccccataaaaatcttaacttacaccattttactactattcatagatttctcatcttatctcatctgtgtaactaaACGAGACCTAAGGCTGGTTTGGAGATCAAGAGcctctcatcccatctcatctcatctcattccatctcatcccaatatccaaacaccacaaacacaaacacttttcaatttcgaatattaaactttttcatctaataattatctaatcattacaacttccaaacaaaacaaaaaaacaattccactttttcaaatctcaaaacaaaattatattaaaaaaatattccaacaatattttaactttataatatttttattcaaccttttttcttttttcccaaaacttcataaaacatttaaactcaaactatttcattattattcacaaatcatctcatctcatctcactaacCAAATGAAGCCTAAACCAAGCCATGGGCACATGAGCTTATGAAACACACACTGAGCAAAAAGTTACAAGCTTGTCTATGCGGAGCGTGAGATTTTTGTTCAATTCCAGCAAAATCTCATATGCCAATATAAGAACTTACCGAGTGGTTGATTAGACGTGCTATATTCCCTTTATCGGTAGCATCAATTACTACTTCCTCACTGATCTTGAAAAGCTGCATAAAATGTTTCGTTGTACGTTAATAACCATTTTTAAAGAAACGCATACAACTGaaaaaagaatatacaaaatTAACCTGCATAAAAGTAGGAAGGATTTGTATACAAATAAATATTAGCATACTTAAAACCCCAGCATTTGTCGAGTCATAAATCAAAATGGATTGGACAGTCACTATATTTGACGCAGGGTTTGATATGAACAAGTCCCTAGATATTAGGAAGTAACTCCAACCCCCACTTAAAATTAGTTCACTTTTTTAAGAAACAAATTCAACTGaaaaaagaatatacaaaatTAACCTGCCTAAAAGTAGGACGGATTTGTATACAAATAAATATTAGCATACCTAAAACACCAGCAATCATATATCAAAATGGATTGGACAGTCACTCTATTCGACACAGGATTTATATGAACAAGTCCCTAGATATTAGGAAGTAACCACactccaacttaaaattagttaaaattttgaataggTTACTTCTGTACCACAACACCTTTATCTGCTTACTAGCTGGAGTAAAATATgtagttgaatttttttattggcatcggGTGTCCAAAAACAAAGTCCTGACTAATCCAAGGAGTACACAGGCCCTTGACAACGAAtttcccacaagtgcaccttgggtaaTGCAAGGGGAAGTTCCCCCAATCCGATGATCCCCATAAATTGTTTGCATCCAATGGAAAAAACTCGGGAAAAATTAAAGTCGTGCACTGATTATCTAAGCCTAACTAAAGAAATCAAGGCTGTGCACCATTATTCCCTGGTTGTATTTTAAATATCACACCAATCAATATAGGCATAAGATGTCTAATAATATAAGCAACTGCCAAGACAGCCCACACACACCAAAAcagacaaaaataaagggacATGAACAAGACACTCACATAACAATCTTTGCCTTCTAATCCATACTTTGTCTCCCTCAGATCTGCAACACTGCGCCTCACCTGCTCACCACGATACTCAACCACCTGGAGACACATACGTAGCATCAGTTGTATCACTTTCAAAACCGAAAAATAATGTACCACAAGTTGTCACTGAATAATCCCTCTCAAGTGATTAACGTTAAAAGAAATGCTTGGCCTACACAAAAATCTTAACTTAATACTTCAAAGAGTAGAGAAAAACAGACACAACACTATTATCTCAACCACACAAGTGAACAGAGAGAATAAACTAAGTTCAGATGCTAATCGCCCCCTCTCCTAAACCTCTCTCCCCCAAaatcccaccccccccccccccaaaaaaaaaaaaaaaaaacccactccTCTAAGAggagtttggataatgagttgagatgagatgaaagttaaataaactattgttaaaatattattttttaatattatttttgttttgggatttgaaaaggttaaattttttattgtattttgtttaggaatatgggaaagttataatgattagatgagatgaattgagatgatttttaaatccaaacaaggcctaagaGATCTGATCACCAATTCCCATTTCCCCCTTCCTCCTctctagattctcttttccttcAAGTCGTTGAAGCCCAGATCTAGGGTTCTTGGTCCAAGTCGCCACAGGCCCCCCACCACTGGAAGTGTCGCCACACCATCGTCCACCATTGACCATCAGTGACCACCACTGATAAGCACAAGGCCGCCACACCATTGCTGGCTCAAGTGGCCGCCACACACTGCCCAACTCCTCTGATTctagcctctttttttttttttttttttttccaaccacTTTGGGCTACACATTGATTTGGCATACAGACCTTGTTAGACTATTTTCATACCTTTTCTTTACCTTTTTTTCTTGAATTGTTTTCAAGGACTTTCAATCTCAAATCTGCACCCAACCGCTGGTTTTGTTTTGgtcaaaaaattaatccaactgCGTCTGATACACACGCAATTGGTAACCACAACAGCAAAGATGATTATCAGCTTTCATCTCTAACCACACCTGCCATCATATCTGTTTTTAAGTTTAGCTTCAACACTTAGACTAACAAAACAAACTGAACAAATAATCCAATATTCTAGCTTTCAAGATCCAACAAGGTAGAAAGGCAAAACAGCATACAATAAGACCGAACAAATTGCATTTAGAAAAGAGAAgtccccttccccttccccttccccttccccttccccaTCTTGTCCCCACCAATCTCAAAATGTTTGCACCTCTTACTCGGGTGCTGAGAAACATGCTTGCAACCCTGGCACTGCAACCTCAGCACAATCTTCTTCATAGTCTTAGCCTTTTTGTGGAAGACAGGTTTGTCTTGTCCTCCATAACGAGATTGCTTGCGGTCATATTGGGCGCTTTCCCTGAGCAGTAAGACTATCCTCGCCCTTCTTGTACTGTGTAACCTTATGCAAGGTGTGCTTCCTGCACTCCTTGCTCTAACAGTATGTTTTCTTCGTCTTACATACGTTCACCCAACAGCTGATTactgcccacacacacacaccccacCGAGAGTCTCCTAGTGTCTCCACCAAACCAACCACCTCCACATTCAACCAATGCATGGACCATGCACGACACTATCTTTCAAAGCAACAGAAAATGTTGCCCCTTCTTGCCAAGAGATCATACACCTTATGATTCTTTTGACTAGAGAAACCTCCATATGGTCCCTTATCcaaaaagacaagaaaagagaTTGTCATCAACTTTGTAAACACAAACAGCTCTAATGCAAACGCTGATGAATTCTCCCTAAACTGACAAAACTGCCTTCATAGGATCCTTCTCTTGGGCACAAGTCAAGAGATTAAAGGACCAAAAACGTTAGATTCCATTtccttatttgtttttattaactGCACTGTATTGTCTATCTTTGAGTTTATTGTGGTCCCCCAACCCTCCCAttgtacttttaatttttattagttCTATTGTGcaccaagagagagagagagagagagagagagagaacaaaacaaGAGTAGAAAATTACAACGCTGTCTGTTATATATTACCATAAAGTCTTTGGAAAGTTGGGCATCCTAAAGAAAAACTCTTGATATCAGAAATTGTGTGAATGGCATAAGAAATACACATGCATAGATAAATTCATACAGATACACATCCAGTACCATTTCTCCTCCTTGAATGTTCCTACGTGCAAAGAGACCCCATCCATGTATACCAGATTTACCAAAGCCAACCCGATGATTTTCGGTTCTCTGAAGcaacaaataaatttaataag
This genomic interval from Carya illinoinensis cultivar Pawnee chromosome 2, C.illinoinensisPawnee_v1, whole genome shotgun sequence contains the following:
- the LOC122299825 gene encoding probable F-box protein At3g61730 is translated as MGKRLQSAVMQPDRVEKRLRRTKPICSCSSPRPPFLTAHSSFSWFEEDVWSEIAKFMDGRSLVMLALTSKWFHRMIMEDNIWKLVCLRDLQVPAPDHVAFKWINLYTSSFGGSHSYTFRQQEKHIDWMRIGAFFLESSVALLTDRLNLPAKIPEEDATKRMLQSCDCCLLDNVKSGIWIADLQLVRCPVCDLNTCDGTMQTLDARHIELFLCEGFQNGSWEYELIGSHDVKERVDGASGAIFDVKHLEDRTSRAVFDLKSWAGKPNDWQPKATITLHAVAVNTNLQENEGLHIKYQTMRAGADGQVVSIRISQQLL